One window from the genome of Choloepus didactylus isolate mChoDid1 chromosome 2, mChoDid1.pri, whole genome shotgun sequence encodes:
- the LGALS8 gene encoding galectin-8 isoform X1, protein MMLALNNLQNVIYNPVIPYVGTIPEQLKPGTLIVIRGHVPGDVDRFQVDLQCGSSVKPRADVAFHFNPRFKRTNCIVCNTLKNEKWGREENTYDMPFEKEKSFEIVTMVLKDKFQVAVNGKHILLYAHRISPEKIDTLGIYGKVNIHSVGFSFSLDLQGTQGSSLEPTEISRENVQRSGTSQLTLPFVARLNSSMGPGRTVVIKGEVNTNAKGFNVDLIAGTSKDIALHLNPRLNIKAFVRNSFLQDSWGEEEKNITCFPFSPGMYFEMIIYCDVKEFMVAVNGVHSLEYKHRFKRLSNIDTLEIDGDINLLEVRSW, encoded by the exons gtaATCCCCTATGTTGGCACCATTCCTGAGCAGTTGAAGCCTGGAACTTTGATTGTAATACGTGGGCATGTTCCTGGTGATGTGGACAG ATTCCAGGTAGACTTACAGTGTGGCAGCAGCGTGAAACCTCGAGCTGATGTCGCCTTTCATTTCAACCCACGTTTCAAAAGGACCAACTGCATTGTTTGCAATactctgaaaaatgaaaaatggggaagggaagagaacaCCTATGACATgccttttgaaaaagaaaaatcttttgaaaTAGTGACTATGGTGCTGAAGGACAAATTCCAG GTGGCGGTAAATGGAAAACATATACTGCTCTATGCCCACAGGATTAGCCCAGAGAAAATAGACACTCTGGGTATTTATGGCAAAGTGAACATTCACTCAGTTGGTTTTAGCTTCAGCTTG gatttaCAAGGTACACAAGGATCTTCTCTAGAACCAACAGAGATAAGtagagaaaat GTGCAAAGGTCTGGCACCTCACAGCTT ACTCTACCATTTGTTGCAAGGCTGAACTCCTCAATGGGTCCTGGACGAACTGTTGTCATTAAAGGAGAAGTGAATACAAATGCCAAAGG GTTTAATGTTGATCTAATAGCAGGAACATCAAAGGATATTGCTCTGCACTTGAACCCACGCCTGAATATTAAAGCATTTGTAAGAAATTCTTTTCTTCAGGATTCCTggggagaagaagagaaaaatattaccTGTTTCCCATTTAGTCCTGGGATGTACTTTGAG ATGATAATTTATTGTGATGTTAAAGAATTCATGGTTGCAGTGAATGGTGTCCACAGCCTGGAGTACAAACATAGATTTAAAAGGCTTAGCAATATCGACACACTGGAAATTGATGGAGATATCAACTTACTGGAAGTGAGGAGCTGGTAG
- the LGALS8 gene encoding galectin-8 isoform X2 has translation MMLALNNLQNVIYNPVIPYVGTIPEQLKPGTLIVIRGHVPGDVDRFQVDLQCGSSVKPRADVAFHFNPRFKRTNCIVCNTLKNEKWGREENTYDMPFEKEKSFEIVTMVLKDKFQVAVNGKHILLYAHRISPEKIDTLGIYGKVNIHSVGFSFSLDLQGTQGSSLEPTEISRENVQRSGTSQLPSNRGDISKIVPRTVYTKNKDSTVNHTLTCTKILPTNCLSKTLPFVARLNSSMGPGRTVVIKGEVNTNAKGFNVDLIAGTSKDIALHLNPRLNIKAFVRNSFLQDSWGEEEKNITCFPFSPGMYFEMIIYCDVKEFMVAVNGVHSLEYKHRFKRLSNIDTLEIDGDINLLEVRSW, from the exons gtaATCCCCTATGTTGGCACCATTCCTGAGCAGTTGAAGCCTGGAACTTTGATTGTAATACGTGGGCATGTTCCTGGTGATGTGGACAG ATTCCAGGTAGACTTACAGTGTGGCAGCAGCGTGAAACCTCGAGCTGATGTCGCCTTTCATTTCAACCCACGTTTCAAAAGGACCAACTGCATTGTTTGCAATactctgaaaaatgaaaaatggggaagggaagagaacaCCTATGACATgccttttgaaaaagaaaaatcttttgaaaTAGTGACTATGGTGCTGAAGGACAAATTCCAG GTGGCGGTAAATGGAAAACATATACTGCTCTATGCCCACAGGATTAGCCCAGAGAAAATAGACACTCTGGGTATTTATGGCAAAGTGAACATTCACTCAGTTGGTTTTAGCTTCAGCTTG gatttaCAAGGTACACAAGGATCTTCTCTAGAACCAACAGAGATAAGtagagaaaat GTGCAAAGGTCTGGCACCTCACAGCTT CCTAGTAATAGAGGAGACATTTCTAAAATCGTACCCAGAACTGTCTACACCAAGAACAAAGATTCGACTGTCAATCACACTTTGACTTGCACCAAAATACTACCTACCAACTGTCTTTCAAAG ACTCTACCATTTGTTGCAAGGCTGAACTCCTCAATGGGTCCTGGACGAACTGTTGTCATTAAAGGAGAAGTGAATACAAATGCCAAAGG GTTTAATGTTGATCTAATAGCAGGAACATCAAAGGATATTGCTCTGCACTTGAACCCACGCCTGAATATTAAAGCATTTGTAAGAAATTCTTTTCTTCAGGATTCCTggggagaagaagagaaaaatattaccTGTTTCCCATTTAGTCCTGGGATGTACTTTGAG ATGATAATTTATTGTGATGTTAAAGAATTCATGGTTGCAGTGAATGGTGTCCACAGCCTGGAGTACAAACATAGATTTAAAAGGCTTAGCAATATCGACACACTGGAAATTGATGGAGATATCAACTTACTGGAAGTGAGGAGCTGGTAG